One window from the genome of Myxocyprinus asiaticus isolate MX2 ecotype Aquarium Trade chromosome 30, UBuf_Myxa_2, whole genome shotgun sequence encodes:
- the LOC127421040 gene encoding collagen triple helix repeat-containing protein 1-like, with protein sequence MSSGANIHCEPIQLYSNDGITLPFCFTQKAKERNFRQRDGEFTDKECTFTKQRSDSALHMMFSGSLRLKCKTACCQRWYFTFNGAKCTGPLPVESIIYLNSTPA encoded by the exons ATGTC ATCTGGAGCGAACATTCACTGTGAACCGATCCAGCTGTACAGCAATGATGGGATAACTTTACCTTTCTGTTTCACGCAAAAAGCTAAAGAGAGGAACTTCCGACAAAGAGACGGAGAGTTTACTGACAAG GAGTGCACATTCACTAAGCAGCGTTCAGACAGTGCTTTGCATATGATGTTCAGTGGTTCTCTCAGGTTGAAGTGTAAGACGGCCTGCTGTCAGCGCTGGTACTTCACCTTTAATGGAGCCAAATGCACTGGACCGTTACCTGTAGAGTCTATCATTTACCTGAACTCAACTCCAGCATAA